Proteins co-encoded in one Quercus robur chromosome 8, dhQueRobu3.1, whole genome shotgun sequence genomic window:
- the LOC126696913 gene encoding uncharacterized protein LOC126696913: MGTKETPKKTGLPQIVKRDMGLKLAEQWVNNMTKAAENELPEVESEGQPYRLGLGAKVSRQAKFGPSNDPLEKKLRAKLNTGKRKAAIIAKEYTPSARDGGDNEDDDDDDDLDSRTSAFDKKRARAPMTVCSQANKKHK; this comes from the exons ATGGGAACTAAAGAGACACCAAAAAAAACTGGCCTTCCACAAATTGTTAAGCGGGATATGGGATTGAAATTG GCTGAACAATGGGTTAATAATATGACCAAAGCTGCAGAGAATGAACTGCCAGAAGTAGAATCAGAGGGTCAACCTTATAG GCTTGGATTGGGTGCAAAGGTCTCCCGCCAAGCCAAATTTGGACCTTCAAATGACCCACTTGAAAAGAAACTACGTGCTAAGTTAAACACTGGAAAAAGAAAAGCTGCTATTATTGCCAAGGAATATACTCCATCTGCTAGAGATGGAGGTGATAATGaggatgacgatgatgatgatgatttagACAGCAGAACAAGTGCATTTGACAAGAAGCGAGCAAGAGCTCCTATGACTGTATGTTCACAggcaaataaaaaacataagtAA
- the LOC126696912 gene encoding uncharacterized protein LOC126696912: protein MGKRSQRRLVRYEKDQSGCMWGLISIFDFRQGRTTRRLLSDRKRGSRQAVGAGYSKNKFEMLSDLDEDNQGTLDGEDSTTVLVTTDAGKPSVKKLIEEEMFNEQDLKKGNGNAEVEIKLSKSGNESHLNMEHIKTKKSRKKSHDMDKHDLDADKILETECSCNQNSEKQSIDNVGIDEIMEEFCHWIHQKSLSTVKHDQVDEVQMQSNLKHSDFEKLSKAIKEFINQKFINAKHLKENGKNLHSKELIGALEILCSDEELLLKLVQDPNSLLAKHVLNLQDSQVGKGKEPKSLPGSNMSELELSGLGQSEELVSRKQQRNFFRRKVKSQERNPLKQNANSETPNRIVILKPGPAGLRNSKTESSLGSSPELVGEKGLTERVGAHFFLAEIKRKLKSAMGKEWHGISTTAFSGNFPHKLQSLRDGETRTDKENARRNSPGKDHFYMERVVRPAVDVKKGDKTGKLKDAEISKEHQIDGYPKQRASNIYTEAKKHLSEMLSIGEEGVDCSSKQTPKTLGRILSLPEYNSTPVGSPARDWEDKFVTAQMRFSACGKSRKVNSSTQSPKRENNASPLGRAAQNLESELSISDSPDDKVQAVNSNPSISDDIFHDNGVEEVVVSADDEISPEGVVKTVEVTVNEIVVQEEISVLDAHPDPSDSSITRDDENADISEICDDKGYSESLKQESFEEKEVPSSLLESPSDSLINKKNENLEICVVEVPERPSPISVLEPLFPEDDVSPTKSISQPVRLPVQPIQIQFEEHESSAANQFNGGKTCLEENEVMFEYVKAVLQASGLNWDEFCVKYHTSDQLLDPSLFHEGEFFPNQLCYDQKLLFDCIDEVLQEVCRHHCSFLSWVSFIKPSVKPAPNMKDAIYEVWEGIYWHLLPLPLPHTLDQIVRKDMSRMGTWMDLRFDADAIGVEMGEAILEDLMEDAILSCINENPDSVHTVLPAELEEDGSSINL from the exons ATGGGGAAGAGATCCCAGAGACGCCTTGTGCGGTATGAAAAAGACCAGTCAGGCTGTATGTGGGGCTTGATCAGTATCTTTGACTTCCGCCAGGGTCGCACTACTCGGAGGCTGCTTTCAGATAGGAAGCGTGGGAGCAGGCAAGCTGTTG GTGCTGGATATTCAAAGAATAAATTTGAGATGTTGTCTGATTTAGATGAAGATAATCAAGGCACTCTT GATGGTGAAGACAGTACAACAGTATTAGTGACAACTGATGCTGGTAAGCCGAGTGTGAAGAAACTCATAGAAGAGGAGATGTTCAATGAACAAGACCTCAAGAAGGGCAATGGCAATGCTGAAGTAGAAATAAAACTGAGCAAGTCAGGAAATGAAAGCCACCTAAATATGGAgcacataaaaacaaaaaagagtcGCAAGAAAAGCCATGATATGGACAAGCATGACTTGGATGCCGATAAAATCTTGGAAACGGAATGCTCTTGTAATCAGAACTCAGAGAAACAATCAATAGATAATGTTGGTATAGATGAAATAATGGAAGAGTTCTGTCACTGGATCCATCAAAAGAGTTTAAGTACAGTGAAGCATGACCAGGTTGATGAAGTTCAAATGCAATCGAACCTGAAGCATTCTGATTTTGAGAAATTGAGCAAGGCCATCAAAGAATTTATAAATCAGAAGTTTATAAATGCAAAACATCTCAaagaaaatgggaaaaacctcCACTCCAAAGAACTCATTGGTGCACTTGAGATTTTATGTTCAGATGAGGAATTGCTTCTGAAACTAGTACAAGACCCAAACTCACTTTTGGCAAAACATGTTCTAAATTTGCAGGATTCCCAGGTAGGGAAAGGCAAAGAACCCAAGTCACTTCCAGGATCCAATATGTCAGAACTGGAGCTCAGTGGTTTAGGACAATCTGAGGAGCTTGTCAGTCGTAAGCAGCAGCGTAACTTTTTCAGGAGAAAGGTCAAGTCTCAGGAAAGAAACCCACTGAAACAGAATGCAAATTCTGAAACCCCAAATAGAATTGTTATTTTGAAGCCTGGACCAGCAGGCTTGCGAAATTCCAAAACTGAAAGTAGTCTTGGCTCTTCACCAGAACTTGTTGGAGAGAAAGGATTGACTGAGAGAGTTGGTGCACATTTTTTTCTTGCTGAAATTAAGAGAAAGCTGAAAAGTGCCATGGGAAAGGAATGGCATGGAATCTCTACTACTGCATTTTCTGGTAATTTTCCTCATAAGCTTCAAAGTTTGAGAGATGGTGAGACACGGACTGATAAGGAAAATGCAAGAAGAAATTCTCCAGGTAAAGATCATTTCTATATGGAAAGAGTTGTCAGACCTGCTGTTGATGTCAAGAAAGGAGACAAGACTGGAAAACTGAAAGATGCTGAAATAAGTAAGGAACATCAAATTGATGGTTATCCCAAGCAAAGGGCATCTAATATCTACACTGAAGCCAAGAAACATCTGTCTGAGATGCTGAGCATAGGGGAAGAAGGTGTAGATTGTTCAAGCAAACAAACTCCTAAAACCCTAGGGagaattctctctcttcctgaGTATAACTCAACTCCTGTTGGCAGTCCCGCAAGGGACTGGGAGGATAAATTTGTAACTGCACAGATGAGGTTTTCTGCCTGTGGAAAATCTAGGAAGGTCAATTCAAGTACACAGTCTCCCAAAAGAGAAAACAATGCCAGCCCTTTAGGTCGTGCAGCACAAAACCTAGAGAGTGAGTTGTCCATTTCTGACAGCCCTGATGATAAAGTACAAGCTGTTAACTCAAATCCAAGTATTTCAGATGATATTTTTCATGATAATGGAGTGGAAGAAGTTGTTGTTTCTGCTGATGATGAGATAAGTCCTGAag GAGTTGTCAAGACTGTAGAAGTGACCGTGAATGAAATTGTAGTACAGGAAGAGATTAGTGTCTTGGATGCTCATCCTGATCCAAGTGACTCTTCAATTACCAGAGATGACGAAAATGCTGATATTTCTGAAATTTGTGATGATAAAGGATATAGCGAAAGCTTGAAACAG GAATCATTTGAAGAGAAGGAAGTGCCATCTTCTCTGCTAGAGTCCCCTTCTGACTCCTtaatcaacaagaaaaatgaaaatctgGAAATTTGTGTTGTCGAGGTACCAGAGCGGCCAAGTCCTATATCTGTTCTTGAGCCACTATTCCCAGAGGACGACGTCAGCCCTACAAAGTCCATATCCCAACCTG TCAGGCTACCAGTGCAACCGATACAGATTCAATTTGAAGAACATGAATCTTCAGCTGCTAATCAATTTAACGGTGGAAAAACTTGtctagaagaaaatgaagttaTGTTTGAATATGTAAAAGCAGTCCTGCAAGCATCTGGCTTGAACTGGGATGAATTCTGTGTGAAATATCATACTTCTGACCAGCTTCTTGACCCATCATTGTTTCACGAGGGTGAGTTCTTTCCCAACCAGCTCTGCTACGACCAGAAGCTCCTCTTTGACTGTATTGATGAAGTTCTCCAGGAGGTTTGTCGGCACCATTGTAGTTTCCTCTCTTGGGTGTCATTCATAAAGCCTAGCGTAAAGCCAGCTCCAAACATGAAAGATGCTATTTATGAGGTTTGGGAAGGGATATATTGGCATCTCCTTCCTCTGCCTCTGCCTCATACTTTGGACCAAATTGTCAGAAAAGACATGTCAAGGATGGGAACATGGATGGATCTTCGTTTTGATGCTGATGCTATTGGTGTTGAGATGGGTGAAGCCATTCTCGAAGATTTAATGGAAGATGCCATATTAAGCTGTATAAATGAAAATCCAGATAGTGTGCATACTGTCCTTCCAGCTGAGTTGGAGGAAGATGGAAGCAGCATcaacttgtaa